One genomic window of Candidatus Methylomirabilota bacterium includes the following:
- a CDS encoding efflux RND transporter permease subunit, with amino-acid sequence MSTDLFIRRPVMTTLLMAGILVFGIMAYRLLPVSDLPNIDFPTIQVTASLPGASPDTMASAVATPLEKQFSTIAGIDSMTSTSALGTTQITMQFTLDRNIDAAAQDVQAAIAASQNQMPPGMPTPPSYKKVNPADQPILYLAVSSPTLPLYVVDEYAQTNLAQRISTINGVAQVGIFGSQKYAVRVQLDPSKMATLGIGIDEVQKALADSNVNMPTGTLWGPNQAFSVQATGQLTSAPAYRPMIVAYRNGSPVRLEQLGRVIDGVQTDKVASWYNDERAVVLAVQKQPGTNTIEVVDSINRVLPAVRAQLPAAVSLNTLYDRSVSIRSSVHDVQFTLMLAIALVVLVIFLFLRNLSATIIPSLALPMSIVGTFMVMYVLGYTIDNLSLMALTLAVGFIVDDAIVMLENIVRHMEEGMPRMEAALVGAREIGFTIVSMTASLAAVFLPVLFMGGIVGRLLHEFAVVIGAAVIVSGIVSLTLTPMACSRFLRPPGESHGRVYAASERVFSAMLGLYQRTLTPVLHHPRFTLMVFVATVVLTGYLFVIVPKGFIPNEDTGQVFAFTEASQDISFEGMMEHQVKAAEIVRQQPYVDSFFSGIGASGSSVVMNTGRIFMRLKPASQRPPAEEIVQDLRKKLSGIPGMNVYPQVLPTIRIGGNLTKGQYQYTLQDADLGRLYEWSPILFERLKGLPGFLDVNSDLQISSPQVLVEIDREKASALGVTALQIEAALNNAFGAPQVSTIYTPTNQYWVMMELMPQYQRDPAALGTLYIRSSAGKLVPLGTVAKLTRTVGPLTVNHLGQLPAVTISFNLQPGVALGDAVQQIQKVEREIRVPATLSTSFQGTVQAFQRSLQGLGLLLLAAVIVIYLILGILYESFIHPLTILSGLPSAGVGALLTLLIFHQELNLYGFVGIIMLVGIVKKNAIMMIDFAIDAQRSGRPAAEAIYQGCLLRFRPIMMTTMAALMGTLPIAVGLGAGADSRRSLGLAVVGGLILSQLLTLYITPVIYLYLERFRERAAWRRPVSAPDMVPSAADPLSGPAAPAVTRPVSGGSTPR; translated from the coding sequence ATGAGCACCGATCTCTTCATCCGGCGCCCCGTCATGACGACCCTGCTCATGGCGGGGATCCTCGTCTTCGGCATCATGGCGTACCGGCTCCTGCCGGTCAGCGACCTGCCCAACATCGACTTCCCGACCATCCAGGTCACCGCGAGCCTGCCCGGCGCCAGCCCCGACACCATGGCCTCCGCGGTGGCGACGCCGCTCGAGAAGCAGTTCTCGACCATCGCGGGCATCGACTCGATGACCTCGACAAGCGCGCTGGGCACGACCCAGATCACCATGCAGTTCACGCTGGACCGCAACATCGACGCGGCGGCGCAGGATGTCCAGGCGGCTATCGCGGCCTCCCAGAACCAGATGCCGCCGGGCATGCCGACGCCGCCCTCCTACAAGAAGGTGAACCCGGCGGACCAGCCCATCCTCTACCTCGCGGTCAGCTCACCGACCTTGCCTCTCTATGTGGTGGACGAGTATGCGCAGACCAATTTGGCCCAGCGCATCTCCACCATCAACGGCGTCGCGCAGGTGGGGATCTTCGGCTCGCAGAAGTACGCGGTGCGCGTGCAGCTCGATCCCAGCAAGATGGCCACGCTCGGCATCGGCATCGACGAGGTGCAGAAGGCCCTCGCCGACAGCAACGTCAACATGCCGACGGGCACGCTCTGGGGCCCGAACCAGGCCTTCAGCGTCCAGGCCACCGGCCAGCTTACCAGCGCTCCCGCCTACCGGCCGATGATCGTGGCGTATCGCAACGGCTCGCCGGTGCGTCTCGAGCAGCTCGGCCGGGTGATCGACGGGGTGCAGACGGACAAGGTGGCCTCCTGGTACAACGACGAGCGCGCGGTGGTGCTGGCCGTCCAGAAGCAGCCCGGCACCAACACCATCGAGGTAGTGGACTCGATCAATCGCGTGCTGCCGGCGGTGCGGGCGCAGCTGCCTGCCGCGGTGAGCCTCAACACCCTCTACGACCGATCGGTCTCGATCCGCTCCTCCGTGCACGACGTGCAGTTCACGCTGATGCTGGCCATCGCGCTGGTCGTGCTCGTGATCTTCCTCTTCTTGAGAAACCTCTCGGCCACGATCATCCCCAGCCTGGCGCTCCCGATGTCGATCGTGGGCACGTTCATGGTGATGTACGTGCTCGGCTACACCATCGACAACCTCTCCCTGATGGCGCTGACCCTCGCCGTCGGCTTCATCGTGGACGACGCCATCGTCATGCTCGAGAACATCGTGCGCCACATGGAGGAGGGGATGCCGCGGATGGAGGCGGCCCTCGTGGGCGCGCGCGAGATCGGCTTCACCATCGTCTCCATGACCGCCTCGCTCGCGGCGGTGTTCCTTCCCGTGTTGTTCATGGGCGGCATCGTGGGCCGTCTCCTCCACGAATTCGCGGTGGTGATCGGGGCGGCGGTGATCGTGTCCGGCATCGTGTCGCTGACCCTCACGCCCATGGCGTGCAGCCGCTTCCTGCGCCCGCCGGGCGAGTCGCACGGGCGCGTCTACGCGGCCTCCGAGCGCGTGTTCTCGGCCATGCTCGGGCTCTACCAGCGCACGCTCACCCCCGTGCTGCATCATCCCCGCTTCACCCTGATGGTCTTCGTGGCTACCGTGGTGCTCACCGGCTACCTCTTCGTGATCGTGCCCAAGGGCTTCATCCCCAACGAGGACACCGGCCAGGTCTTCGCGTTCACCGAGGCGTCCCAGGACATCTCGTTCGAGGGGATGATGGAGCATCAGGTCAAGGCGGCGGAGATCGTCCGCCAGCAGCCCTACGTGGACTCGTTCTTCTCCGGCATCGGCGCCAGCGGCTCGAGCGTGGTCATGAACACCGGGCGCATCTTCATGCGGCTCAAGCCCGCGTCCCAGCGGCCCCCCGCCGAGGAGATCGTGCAGGATCTCCGCAAGAAGCTCTCGGGCATTCCCGGCATGAACGTGTATCCCCAGGTGCTGCCGACCATCCGCATCGGCGGCAACCTCACCAAAGGCCAGTACCAGTACACGCTGCAGGACGCGGACCTGGGCCGGCTCTACGAGTGGTCGCCTATCCTCTTCGAGCGCCTGAAGGGGCTGCCCGGCTTCCTCGACGTCAACTCCGACCTCCAGATCTCGAGTCCGCAGGTGCTGGTGGAGATCGACCGCGAGAAGGCCTCCGCCCTCGGCGTCACCGCGCTCCAGATCGAGGCCGCGCTCAACAATGCCTTCGGCGCGCCCCAGGTCTCGACGATCTACACGCCCACCAACCAGTACTGGGTGATGATGGAGCTGATGCCGCAGTACCAGCGCGATCCCGCGGCGCTGGGGACGCTCTACATCCGCTCGAGCGCGGGCAAGCTGGTGCCGCTCGGCACGGTGGCCAAGCTGACGCGCACGGTGGGCCCGCTCACCGTCAACCACCTGGGGCAGCTGCCCGCGGTGACGATCTCGTTCAACCTCCAGCCCGGCGTGGCGCTGGGCGACGCGGTACAGCAAATCCAGAAAGTCGAACGTGAGATCCGCGTGCCCGCGACGCTGAGCACGAGCTTCCAGGGCACCGTGCAGGCCTTCCAGCGCTCGCTGCAGGGGCTCGGGCTCCTGCTGCTCGCCGCCGTCATCGTGATCTACCTGATCCTCGGCATCCTCTACGAGAGCTTCATCCACCCGCTCACGATCCTGTCCGGCCTGCCGTCGGCGGGCGTGGGCGCGCTTCTGACCCTGCTGATCTTCCACCAGGAGCTGAACCTCTACGGCTTCGTCGGCATCATCATGCTCGTCGGCATCGTGAAGAAGAACGCGATCATGATGATCGACTTCGCCATCGACGCCCAGCGGAGCGGCCGGCCGGCCGCGGAGGCGATCTACCAGGGCTGCCTGCTGCGCTTCCGTCCCATCATGATGACGACGATGGCCGCCCTCATGGGCACGCTCCCCATCGCGGTGGGGCTCGGCGCCGGCGCCGACTCGCGGCGGTCGCTGGGCCTCGCGGTGGTCGGCGGCCTGATCCTTTCCCAGCTCCTCACGCTCTACATCACGCCGGTGATCTACCTCTACCTCGAGCGCTTCCGCGAGCGGGCCGCGTGGCGGCGTCCCGTCTCGGCACCCGACATGGTGCCGAGCGCTGCCGATCCGCTGAGCGGGCCGGCCGCACCGGCGGTCACGAGGCCCGTGAGCGGCGGATCGACTCCTCGGTAA
- a CDS encoding DUF1810 family protein, translating to MARRPVRGVALPRGASGLARFHEAQAASWAGFDAALRELRDGRKTGHWIWWVFPQLRGLGQSHNSTYYGIAGLDEAADYLRDSVLGERLVEAAGVVRSHLAGPRPLDLETLMGGMIDAQKLVSCMTLFRHVAHRLGGEGPPPRVAIMAGHAETILAAAAAQGYPPCRFTEESIRRSRAS from the coding sequence GTGGCGCGCCGCCCAGTTCGCGGAGTAGCCCTGCCGCGCGGGGCCTCGGGGCTGGCGCGCTTCCACGAGGCCCAGGCCGCGTCGTGGGCCGGCTTCGACGCCGCGCTACGCGAGCTGCGCGACGGGCGGAAGACCGGCCACTGGATCTGGTGGGTGTTCCCGCAGCTCCGGGGCCTCGGGCAATCGCACAACAGCACGTACTACGGGATCGCCGGGCTCGACGAAGCCGCCGACTACCTTCGCGATTCCGTGCTCGGCGAGCGCCTGGTGGAGGCGGCCGGGGTGGTGCGGTCCCACCTGGCCGGCCCACGGCCGCTCGACCTCGAGACCCTGATGGGCGGGATGATCGACGCCCAGAAGCTCGTGTCGTGCATGACCCTGTTCCGCCACGTGGCCCACCGGCTGGGCGGCGAGGGCCCGCCCCCGCGCGTTGCGATCATGGCCGGCCACGCGGAGACGATCCTGGCCGCCGCGGCGGCGCAGGGCTATCCGCCCTGCCGATTTACCGAGGAGTCGATCCGCCGCTCACGGGCCTCGTGA
- a CDS encoding enoyl-CoA hydratase/isomerase family protein, which produces MAADQLVLYTVDGKVGVVTINRPDKLNAISLELKHLLIERLLAADADPATSVVVLRAEGRAFSAGYDISPNPARAARRGNALAWHESLTDDIRLEMTPWDMRKPVIASVQGHCLGGGCELMMLCDLAIAADDATFGEPEIRFSNVGPGLVMPFVIGLRRAREMLYSGDPIDAKKALEYGMVNRVVPRAQLEAATLKWARRLALISPEALMGTKLATRRGAEAAGFRNAMLAGLDVLAPLYAARTEVGMKFDEIREKEGLGAALKWRAAQFAE; this is translated from the coding sequence ATGGCCGCGGACCAGCTCGTGCTCTATACCGTGGACGGCAAGGTCGGCGTCGTCACGATCAATCGCCCCGACAAGCTCAACGCGATCAGCCTGGAGCTCAAGCACCTGCTCATCGAGCGGCTCCTCGCCGCCGACGCCGACCCCGCCACCAGCGTGGTGGTGCTGCGTGCGGAGGGGCGCGCGTTCAGCGCCGGCTACGACATCTCCCCCAACCCCGCGCGTGCGGCCCGGCGCGGCAACGCGCTCGCCTGGCACGAGTCGCTCACCGATGACATCCGACTCGAGATGACGCCGTGGGACATGCGCAAGCCGGTGATCGCCTCCGTGCAAGGGCACTGCCTCGGCGGCGGCTGTGAGCTCATGATGCTCTGCGATCTTGCCATCGCCGCGGACGACGCGACCTTCGGCGAGCCCGAGATCCGCTTCTCCAACGTGGGGCCCGGCCTGGTGATGCCGTTCGTGATCGGCCTGCGCCGCGCGCGCGAGATGCTCTACTCGGGCGATCCCATCGACGCGAAGAAGGCCCTCGAGTACGGGATGGTGAACCGCGTCGTCCCCCGCGCCCAGCTCGAGGCGGCGACGCTCAAGTGGGCGCGCCGCCTCGCCCTCATCTCGCCGGAGGCGCTGATGGGGACCAAGCTCGCGACGCGGCGCGGGGCGGAGGCGGCGGGCTTTCGCAATGCGATGCTCGCCGGCCTCGACGTGCTCGCGCCCCTCTACGCCGCGCGCACCGAGGTCGGGATGAAGTTCGACGAGATCCGCGAGAAGGAAGGGCTGGGCGCGGCCCTCAAGTGGCGCGCCGCCCAGTTCGCGGAGTAG
- a CDS encoding acetate--CoA ligase family protein, giving the protein MLGASERPSVGRIIVENLQRIGFPGDIYPINPRYETLLGLRCYPAIEALPVGVDVLAFCVNHERVIDGLRAGAARGIRAGVAFDAGFAESDDAGKRRQEELVAICREAGIAFCGPNCMGVISPHERSLVYLNPLRDPAGLPGNVGLISQSGSIAIGLLADCRRFGFSRVISTGNEAIIVAADALEYMIDDPATHVIAMFLESVRQPERVVAALDRAVALGKPVVVLKVGRSERARRAITSHTGGLAGESRVFEAVLRAHRAIEVYDMDELTEVLAACQGARRPAGRRIAVVTNSGGHTELILDVAASVGLELPALSPATRAEAARVIGSVAGDGNPLDSWGNGDFQANVPHALKTLGADPDVDAVVWCTDSIDDSPLGTAERFMTYARLLVEGAKGASKPFYLMGTRAGIFRRDQRELLSREGIAMVGGTRQGLRAIDRLARWAAPPPPPRPAPARTLPTLAAVTPPGTARRTIHEHDAKRLLAEAGLPVVRETLCATVDEAVKAAEAIGYPVVLKLVADEVPHRSELGLVAVGLRDTRELAEAWQHMAAVRAGKLGDISIAGFLVQQMVRGGVEVLAGVTHDADFGPLLAFGLGGVTAEAFGSVALRTLPLRVGEAAAMIAEVPAAAKLLGGFRGAPPADVERLAACLDALADFAWNDRSAIAEIDLNPIKVLPRGQGCVVVDALIVPRAAR; this is encoded by the coding sequence GTGCTCGGCGCCTCCGAGCGGCCGTCGGTCGGCCGCATCATCGTCGAGAACCTCCAGCGCATCGGGTTCCCCGGCGACATCTACCCGATCAATCCACGCTATGAGACGCTGCTCGGGCTCCGCTGCTATCCCGCCATCGAAGCGTTGCCGGTGGGCGTCGACGTGCTCGCGTTCTGCGTCAACCACGAGCGCGTCATCGACGGGCTGCGCGCGGGGGCAGCCCGGGGCATTCGCGCCGGCGTGGCGTTCGACGCGGGATTTGCCGAGAGCGATGACGCCGGCAAGCGGCGCCAGGAGGAGCTGGTCGCGATCTGCCGCGAGGCGGGCATTGCCTTCTGCGGGCCCAACTGCATGGGCGTGATCAGCCCGCACGAGCGGAGCCTGGTCTACCTGAACCCTCTGCGCGACCCGGCGGGGCTTCCCGGCAATGTCGGACTGATTTCCCAGAGCGGCTCCATCGCCATCGGGCTCCTGGCTGATTGTCGCCGCTTCGGGTTCAGCCGCGTCATTTCCACGGGCAACGAGGCCATCATCGTGGCCGCCGACGCCCTGGAGTACATGATCGACGATCCGGCCACACACGTCATCGCCATGTTCCTCGAGAGCGTGCGTCAGCCGGAGCGCGTCGTGGCGGCCCTCGATCGCGCCGTCGCGCTCGGCAAGCCGGTGGTGGTCCTGAAGGTGGGCCGGAGCGAGCGCGCCCGGCGCGCCATCACCAGTCACACCGGCGGTCTCGCCGGCGAGTCGCGCGTGTTCGAGGCGGTGCTCCGCGCGCACCGGGCCATCGAGGTCTACGACATGGACGAGCTGACGGAGGTGCTCGCCGCGTGCCAGGGCGCCCGGCGGCCCGCCGGGCGGCGCATCGCCGTGGTGACCAACTCCGGCGGCCACACCGAGCTGATCCTCGACGTGGCCGCGAGCGTGGGGCTCGAGCTGCCGGCGCTCTCGCCCGCCACTCGGGCGGAGGCCGCGCGCGTGATCGGCTCGGTCGCGGGCGACGGCAATCCTCTCGATTCCTGGGGCAACGGCGATTTCCAGGCCAATGTGCCGCATGCCCTGAAGACGCTGGGAGCGGATCCCGACGTCGACGCGGTGGTGTGGTGCACCGACAGCATCGATGACTCGCCCCTGGGCACGGCGGAGCGCTTCATGACCTACGCCCGCCTCCTGGTGGAGGGCGCCAAGGGAGCGAGCAAGCCCTTCTATCTGATGGGCACGCGGGCCGGCATCTTCCGGCGGGATCAACGCGAGCTCCTGAGCCGCGAGGGCATCGCCATGGTCGGCGGCACGCGGCAGGGGCTGCGCGCCATCGATCGGCTGGCCCGCTGGGCGGCGCCGCCTCCCCCGCCGCGTCCCGCGCCGGCGCGGACGTTGCCGACACTGGCGGCCGTGACGCCGCCGGGCACGGCTCGACGGACGATACACGAGCACGACGCCAAGCGCCTGCTCGCCGAGGCCGGGCTGCCGGTGGTGCGCGAGACCCTATGTGCCACGGTCGACGAGGCGGTGAAGGCCGCCGAAGCCATCGGCTATCCGGTCGTCCTCAAGCTCGTGGCCGACGAGGTCCCGCACCGCTCGGAGCTGGGACTGGTGGCCGTCGGCCTGCGGGACACACGCGAGCTGGCCGAGGCCTGGCAACACATGGCGGCCGTTCGCGCGGGGAAGCTCGGCGACATCTCGATTGCGGGCTTCCTCGTCCAGCAGATGGTGCGGGGCGGCGTGGAAGTGCTCGCCGGCGTCACGCACGACGCGGACTTCGGCCCGCTGCTGGCGTTCGGCCTGGGCGGGGTCACGGCGGAGGCCTTCGGCAGCGTGGCGCTCCGCACGCTGCCCCTCCGCGTGGGCGAGGCGGCCGCCATGATCGCGGAGGTGCCCGCGGCGGCGAAGCTGCTGGGTGGCTTCCGCGGCGCGCCGCCGGCGGATGTGGAGCGCCTGGCCGCCTGCCTCGACGCCCTCGCCGATTTCGCCTGGAACGACCGGAGCGCCATCGCCGAGATCGATCTCAACCCCATCAAGGTGCTGCCTCGGGGCCAGGGCTGCGTCGTCGTCGACGCGCTCATCGTCCCGCGGGCGGCGCGCTGA
- a CDS encoding zinc-binding dehydrogenase, which produces MTTATVPATGLQLRTLVKKDGTLELSLTSVPTPEPKPEEVIVRMEASPINPSDQGLLFAGADMSAAKASGTSQSPVVTATVPAAALKGLAGRFDQPLPVGNEGAGVVVKAGASPAAQALLGKTVAILGGSMYTQYRCIKAVQCLVLPPGTTPAEGASCFVNPLTALGMVETMRAEGHKALVHTAAASNLGQMLQKICLKDKVPLVNIVRKPESADVLKKIGATYVCVSSAPTFMDDLTEALVATGATIGFDATGGGPLAGQILTAMEIAANRTAKEYSRYGSTVHKQVYIYGGLDRTPTTFTRAFGMAWGIGGWLLTPFLQKIGFEAAQKLRERVAAEVKTTFASHYTKEVSLAGALDLKEIAVYGQMGTGAKYLINPNKGL; this is translated from the coding sequence ATGACTACGGCCACCGTGCCCGCCACCGGCCTTCAGCTCCGCACTCTCGTGAAGAAGGACGGCACGCTCGAGCTCTCGCTCACGAGCGTGCCCACGCCCGAGCCGAAGCCGGAGGAAGTCATCGTCCGGATGGAAGCCTCGCCCATCAATCCCTCCGACCAGGGCCTCCTCTTCGCGGGCGCGGACATGAGCGCCGCGAAAGCGTCCGGCACATCACAGAGTCCCGTGGTGACGGCGACCGTTCCGGCGGCGGCGCTCAAGGGGCTCGCCGGGCGCTTCGATCAGCCGCTCCCGGTGGGCAACGAGGGCGCCGGCGTCGTCGTGAAGGCGGGCGCGTCACCCGCGGCGCAGGCGCTGCTGGGCAAGACCGTCGCGATTCTCGGCGGCTCGATGTACACGCAATACCGCTGTATCAAAGCGGTGCAGTGCCTGGTGCTGCCGCCGGGCACGACGCCGGCGGAAGGGGCGTCCTGCTTCGTCAATCCCCTCACCGCACTCGGCATGGTGGAGACCATGCGCGCGGAAGGCCACAAGGCGCTCGTGCACACCGCGGCGGCCTCCAATCTCGGGCAGATGCTCCAGAAGATCTGCCTCAAGGACAAGGTGCCGCTGGTGAACATCGTCCGGAAGCCGGAGTCGGCGGATGTGCTGAAGAAGATAGGGGCCACCTACGTCTGCGTGTCGAGCGCGCCCACCTTCATGGACGACCTCACCGAGGCGCTCGTGGCGACCGGGGCCACCATCGGCTTCGACGCGACGGGTGGCGGGCCCTTGGCCGGCCAGATCCTCACCGCCATGGAGATCGCCGCCAATCGCACCGCCAAGGAGTACAGCCGCTACGGCTCCACCGTGCACAAGCAGGTCTACATCTACGGCGGACTCGACCGGACACCCACCACGTTCACGCGCGCGTTCGGCATGGCGTGGGGGATTGGCGGCTGGCTTCTCACGCCCTTCCTCCAGAAGATCGGCTTCGAGGCGGCCCAGAAGCTCCGCGAGCGGGTGGCCGCGGAGGTCAAGACCACGTTCGCGAGCCACTACACGAAGGAGGTGTCGCTCGCGGGCGCGCTCGATCTGAAGGAGATCGCCGTCTACGGCCAGATGGGGACGGGCGCGAAGTACCTGATCAACCCCAACAAGGGGTTGTGA
- a CDS encoding flippase-like domain-containing protein has translation MGRLIRFVLFMLGMLLVFALFQRIGLAPVLSAIAKLSWTLPLLILFPACLMVTCDGLGWRYAFRRDRVPFGILVRARLAGEAVNVTTPLASLGGEPVKAWLIRAYAPLSESVPSVVVAKTTLTIGQALFVLMGLLAAVQTLPAGSELLRGMRWMVSVICLAVAGFVTVQALGAAGAIGRVLERVGVTRTGGPAGVLPRIDRELAAFYRRVPGRLALSVFWHLAGWSVGMLEGWLIMRALNLPVSLATALVVESVEATIAFAAFMIPARAGVQEAGHVAAFVALGLGAPVGLAFTVVRRLRQAVWAGLGYVALASLQGTAGYPPPAPAILEREA, from the coding sequence ATGGGACGACTCATACGCTTCGTCCTGTTCATGCTCGGCATGCTCCTGGTCTTCGCGCTCTTTCAGCGGATCGGCCTGGCCCCGGTCCTGTCGGCCATCGCGAAGCTGTCGTGGACGCTTCCGCTGCTGATCCTCTTCCCGGCGTGCCTGATGGTGACGTGCGACGGGCTCGGTTGGCGCTACGCGTTCCGGCGTGACCGCGTCCCGTTCGGCATCCTCGTCCGGGCGCGCCTGGCCGGCGAAGCGGTCAATGTCACCACGCCCCTCGCCTCCCTCGGGGGCGAGCCCGTCAAGGCCTGGCTGATTCGGGCCTATGCCCCACTCTCCGAAAGCGTGCCGTCCGTGGTCGTCGCCAAGACCACGCTCACGATCGGACAAGCCCTGTTCGTGCTGATGGGGTTGCTCGCCGCCGTGCAGACGCTGCCCGCCGGCTCGGAGCTCCTGCGCGGCATGCGGTGGATGGTCAGCGTCATCTGCCTCGCCGTGGCGGGTTTCGTGACCGTGCAGGCGCTCGGCGCGGCGGGCGCGATTGGACGCGTCCTCGAGCGTGTCGGCGTGACGCGCACCGGGGGTCCCGCGGGCGTGCTCCCCCGCATCGATCGGGAGCTCGCCGCCTTCTATCGTCGCGTGCCCGGGCGCCTCGCCCTCTCCGTGTTCTGGCACCTCGCCGGGTGGAGCGTCGGGATGCTGGAGGGGTGGCTCATCATGCGCGCGTTGAATCTGCCCGTCTCGCTCGCCACCGCGCTGGTGGTGGAGTCGGTCGAGGCGACCATCGCCTTCGCCGCCTTCATGATTCCCGCCCGGGCGGGCGTGCAGGAAGCGGGACACGTGGCGGCCTTCGTCGCGCTCGGCCTGGGGGCCCCCGTCGGCCTGGCCTTCACCGTGGTGCGGCGGCTCCGCCAGGCGGTCTGGGCGGGACTCGGCTACGTGGCTCTCGCGAGCCTACAGGGCACGGCGGGTTACCCGCCTCCCGCGCCCGCCATCCTCGAGCGCGAGGCCTGA
- a CDS encoding adenylate/guanylate cyclase domain-containing protein — protein MPSRRSARSIVATLWITGGWIAAALLVHWIVRRVPTHAARELGAAATGAAIGLGSAWFELRVIPRVVRSLTVGGLLLLRTFFYVILCALAIHAVTMPVLGLSEHGGLLGYYTSPEYRSFVFGSRFVLALVILTLTSFVINFVRQLNRMLGPGTLTSLLLGRYHRPVAEERIFMFLDLNNSTAIAAALGPLRFNDFKNDFFHDLADPVLETRGQIYQYVGDEAVITWTVDKGLRQGNCLRCVFLVNERVHEQKDRYLARYGMVPEFKAGLHGGPVVTAEIGDIKKDIVHSGDTVNTAARIEAQCRPLERRVLVSEALLKQCQVPAELELEDMGARELRGKDEALRHYSVRARG, from the coding sequence GTGCCGTCCCGCCGTTCCGCTCGATCGATCGTCGCGACGCTCTGGATCACGGGCGGCTGGATCGCGGCGGCTCTGCTCGTGCACTGGATCGTGCGGCGCGTGCCGACCCACGCCGCCCGCGAGCTGGGCGCGGCCGCGACGGGCGCGGCCATCGGCCTCGGCAGCGCGTGGTTCGAGTTGCGCGTGATCCCCCGCGTGGTGCGCTCGCTCACCGTGGGCGGGCTTCTTCTTCTCCGCACGTTCTTCTATGTCATCCTCTGCGCCCTCGCCATACACGCCGTCACCATGCCCGTGCTGGGCCTCTCCGAGCACGGCGGGCTCCTCGGCTACTACACGTCGCCGGAGTATCGATCGTTCGTGTTCGGCAGCCGCTTCGTCCTGGCACTGGTGATCCTCACGCTGACCAGCTTCGTCATCAACTTCGTGCGCCAGCTGAACCGCATGCTCGGCCCGGGCACGCTGACGAGCCTCCTCCTCGGTCGCTACCATCGCCCGGTCGCCGAAGAGCGGATCTTCATGTTCCTCGACCTGAACAACTCCACCGCCATCGCCGCCGCGCTGGGCCCACTACGGTTCAACGACTTCAAGAACGATTTCTTCCACGATCTGGCCGACCCCGTCCTGGAGACCCGGGGCCAGATCTATCAGTACGTCGGCGACGAGGCGGTGATCACGTGGACGGTGGACAAGGGGCTCCGCCAGGGCAACTGCCTCCGCTGCGTCTTTCTCGTGAACGAGCGCGTCCACGAGCAGAAGGACCGCTACCTGGCCCGCTACGGAATGGTGCCCGAGTTCAAGGCGGGGCTTCACGGTGGCCCCGTGGTCACTGCGGAGATCGGCGACATCAAGAAGGACATCGTCCACAGCGGCGACACCGTCAACACCGCGGCCAGAATCGAGGCGCAGTGCCGACCGCTGGAGCGCCGCGTGCTCGTGTCGGAGGCGTTGCTCAAGCAGTGCCAGGTGCCTGCCGAGCTCGAGCTCGAGGACATGGGCGCGCGAGAGCTGCGGGGCAAGGACGAGGCGCTTCGGCACTACAGCGTGCGGGCCCGCGGCTAG
- a CDS encoding universal stress protein codes for MYKHILLPTDGSALSTRAIEGAMGLAKALGAKVTGVTVSAGFHTFALDPLMVSDTAEQYKKDCEERAERFLGVVTAAANAARVPCDVEHVIADHPYEGIIATAMSKGCDLIYMASHGRKGVSAVVLGSETHKVLTHAKLPVLVTR; via the coding sequence ATGTACAAGCACATCCTGCTTCCGACCGACGGTTCTGCGCTCTCCACCAGGGCGATCGAAGGGGCGATGGGTCTCGCCAAAGCCCTGGGGGCGAAGGTCACCGGAGTGACGGTCTCGGCGGGCTTCCACACCTTCGCTCTCGACCCCCTGATGGTCAGCGACACGGCCGAGCAATACAAGAAGGACTGCGAGGAGCGCGCCGAGAGGTTCCTCGGCGTCGTCACCGCCGCCGCGAACGCAGCCCGGGTCCCGTGCGACGTAGAGCACGTGATCGCCGACCATCCGTACGAAGGGATCATCGCCACCGCGATGAGCAAAGGATGCGACCTGATCTACATGGCGTCGCACGGACGGAAGGGCGTCTCGGCCGTGGTTCTCGGCAGCGAGACTCACAAGGTGCTGACGCACGCCAAGCTCCCCGTTCTCGTGACCCGCTGA